A single region of the Enterobacter cloacae complex sp. R_G8 genome encodes:
- the baeR gene encoding two-component system response regulator BaeR produces the protein MTELPIDENTPRILIVEDEPKLGQLLIDYLRAASYAPSLISHGDQVLPYVRQTPPDLILLDLMLPGTDGLTLCREIRRFSDVPIVMVTAKIEEIDRLLGLEIGADDYICKPYSPREVVARVKTILRRCKPQRELQMLDAESPLIVDESRFQASWRSKLLDLTPAEFRLLKTLSHEPGKVFSREQLLNHLYDDYRVVTDRTIDSHIKNLRRKLEALDAEQSFIRAVYGVGYRWEADACRIA, from the coding sequence ATGACCGAATTACCGATTGACGAAAACACGCCACGCATTCTGATTGTGGAAGACGAGCCTAAGCTTGGGCAGTTACTGATCGACTATTTACGAGCAGCCAGCTACGCCCCGTCGCTTATCAGCCATGGCGATCAGGTGTTGCCGTACGTGCGCCAGACGCCGCCGGATCTGATCCTGCTGGATTTGATGCTCCCCGGCACCGACGGCCTGACCCTGTGCCGGGAAATTCGTCGCTTCTCCGACGTGCCGATTGTCATGGTGACGGCAAAAATCGAAGAAATCGACCGCCTGCTGGGCCTCGAAATTGGCGCGGACGATTACATCTGCAAACCCTACAGCCCGCGTGAAGTCGTCGCCCGCGTGAAAACCATTCTTCGCCGCTGTAAACCGCAGCGCGAACTGCAGATGCTGGACGCCGAAAGCCCGCTGATTGTCGACGAGAGCCGCTTCCAGGCAAGCTGGCGCAGCAAGCTTCTGGATCTCACGCCTGCTGAGTTCCGCCTGCTGAAGACCCTTTCCCACGAACCGGGGAAAGTGTTCTCTCGCGAGCAGTTGCTGAACCACCTGTATGACGATTACCGCGTGGTGACTGACCGCACCATCGACAGCCACATCAAAAACCTGCGCCGCAAGCTGGAGGCGCTCGACGCCGAACAGTCATTTATTCGCGCGGTGTATGGTGTGGGGTATCGATGGGAAGCGGATGCGTGCAGGATTGCGTGA
- the baeS gene encoding two-component system sensor histidine kinase BaeS yields the protein MKFWRPGITGKLFVAIFATCIVLLVTMHWAVRISFERGFIDYIKHGNEQRLQGLSDALSEQYALHGNWRFLRNNDRFIFQILRSLEHDSGEDRPGPGMPPHGWRTQFWVIDQDMRTLVGPRSPIPPDGTRRAIKVNNATVGWVIASPVERLTRNTDINFDRQQRRTSWLIVALSTLLAALATFPLARGLLAPVKRLVEGTHKLAAGDFSTRVDTRSQDELGKLAQDFNQLASTLEKNQQMRRDFMADISHELRTPLAVLRGELEAIQDGVRQFTPESVASLQAEVGTLTKLVDDLHQLSMSDEGALAYQKAPVDVINILEVISGAFRERFASRNLTIDLSLPDSAVVFGDKDRLMQLFNNLLENSLRYTDSGGGLHISGKQENGRFALTFADSAPGVQDAQLEKLFERFYRTEGSRNRASGGSGLGLAICVNIVEAHNGTLRAAHSPFGGVSITVELPLERDLSREA from the coding sequence ATGAAATTCTGGCGTCCGGGTATTACCGGCAAGCTTTTTGTGGCGATATTTGCCACCTGTATCGTTCTGCTGGTTACCATGCACTGGGCGGTGCGGATCAGCTTTGAGCGCGGCTTTATTGATTACATCAAACACGGCAACGAGCAGCGCCTGCAGGGGCTGAGCGATGCGCTAAGCGAACAGTATGCCCTGCACGGGAACTGGCGTTTTTTACGCAACAACGACCGTTTTATTTTCCAGATCCTGCGTTCGCTGGAGCACGATAGCGGCGAAGATCGTCCCGGCCCGGGCATGCCGCCGCACGGCTGGCGCACTCAGTTCTGGGTGATTGACCAGGATATGCGCACGCTGGTTGGCCCGCGTTCACCCATCCCGCCGGACGGCACCCGGCGGGCGATCAAAGTCAATAACGCCACCGTTGGCTGGGTTATCGCCTCCCCGGTGGAGCGGCTGACGCGCAACACCGATATCAACTTTGACCGCCAGCAGCGCCGGACAAGCTGGCTGATTGTCGCCCTCTCCACCCTGCTGGCCGCGCTTGCCACCTTCCCGCTGGCGCGGGGTCTGCTCGCCCCGGTGAAACGGCTGGTAGAGGGCACGCATAAACTGGCCGCCGGGGATTTTTCCACCCGCGTGGACACCCGCAGCCAGGATGAACTGGGCAAGCTGGCGCAGGATTTTAACCAGCTCGCCAGTACGCTGGAGAAAAACCAGCAGATGCGCCGCGATTTTATGGCCGATATTTCGCACGAGCTGCGCACCCCGCTGGCGGTGCTGCGCGGCGAACTGGAGGCCATTCAGGACGGCGTGCGCCAGTTTACGCCCGAATCGGTAGCCTCCCTGCAGGCGGAAGTGGGTACGCTGACCAAACTGGTGGACGATCTGCACCAGCTCTCCATGTCAGACGAAGGGGCGCTGGCCTACCAGAAAGCACCGGTGGATGTGATCAATATTCTGGAGGTGATCAGCGGGGCTTTCCGCGAACGTTTTGCCAGCCGCAACCTGACCATTGATCTCTCCCTGCCGGACAGTGCGGTGGTGTTTGGCGATAAAGATCGTCTGATGCAGCTCTTCAACAATCTGCTGGAAAACAGCCTGCGCTACACCGACAGCGGCGGCGGACTGCATATCTCCGGCAAACAGGAAAACGGCCGCTTCGCCCTCACCTTTGCCGACTCCGCTCCTGGCGTACAGGATGCGCAGCTGGAAAAACTGTTTGAACGTTTTTATCGCACCGAAGGCTCACGCAACCGCGCCAGCGGCGGCTCCGGGCTGGGGCTGGCGATTTGCGTTAATATCGTCGAGGCGCATAATGGCACCCTCCGTGCCGCCCATTCGCCTTTTGGCGGGGTTAGCATTACAGTAGAGTTACCGCTGGAACGGGATTTATCGAGAGAAGCATGA
- a CDS encoding MFS transporter → MTDLPSNVRWQLWIVAFGFFMQSLDTTIVNTALPSMAKSLGESPLHMHMVIVSYVLTVAVMLPASGWLADKVGVRNIFFSAIVLFTVGSLFCAMANTLDQLVMARVLQGVGGAMMVPVGRLTVMKIVPREQYMAAMTFVTLPGQVGPLLGPALGGILVEYASWHWIFLINLPVGIIGAIATLTLMPNYTLQTRRFDVLGFLLLATGMATLTLALDGQKGLGISSLTLAVLVVIGVSAILWYLWHARGNERALFSLSLFKNSTYRIGLLGSFAGRVGSGMLPFMTPVFLQIGMGFSPFHAGLMMIPMVLGSMGMKRIVVQVVNRFGYRHVLVAATLGLALVSLLFMAVALMGWYNALPLVLFCQGIINSMRFSSMNTLTLKDLPDELASSGNSLLSIIMQLSMSVGVTLAGLLLGMYGQHHLSVDTPVSHQVFLYTYLSMAVIIALPAFIFARVPDDTSKNVVIRRGKRRGS, encoded by the coding sequence ATGACTGATCTTCCCAGTAACGTTCGCTGGCAATTATGGATAGTGGCCTTCGGCTTTTTTATGCAGTCGCTGGATACGACCATCGTCAACACCGCCCTCCCCTCAATGGCAAAAAGCCTGGGGGAGAGCCCGCTGCACATGCACATGGTGATTGTCTCCTACGTACTGACGGTTGCCGTGATGCTCCCTGCCAGCGGATGGCTGGCGGACAAAGTGGGAGTGCGGAATATCTTCTTCAGCGCCATCGTGCTGTTTACCGTGGGGTCGCTGTTTTGCGCAATGGCGAATACGCTGGATCAGCTGGTGATGGCGCGCGTTCTGCAGGGCGTCGGTGGGGCCATGATGGTGCCTGTCGGACGGCTGACGGTGATGAAGATAGTGCCACGCGAGCAGTATATGGCGGCAATGACCTTTGTGACCTTACCAGGCCAGGTGGGCCCTCTGCTGGGCCCGGCGCTGGGCGGGATCCTCGTGGAGTACGCCTCGTGGCACTGGATTTTTCTCATTAACCTGCCGGTGGGCATTATTGGCGCTATCGCCACCCTGACGCTGATGCCTAACTACACCCTGCAGACGCGGCGCTTTGATGTCCTCGGTTTTCTGTTGCTCGCCACCGGTATGGCGACGTTGACCCTCGCCCTCGACGGGCAAAAAGGGTTGGGGATTTCGTCCCTGACGCTGGCCGTTCTGGTCGTCATCGGAGTGAGCGCCATTCTGTGGTATCTGTGGCACGCCAGAGGAAATGAGCGCGCGCTGTTCAGTCTGTCACTGTTTAAAAATTCCACCTACCGTATTGGGCTGCTCGGCAGCTTTGCGGGACGCGTCGGCAGTGGCATGCTGCCGTTTATGACGCCCGTCTTCCTGCAAATCGGTATGGGCTTTTCACCGTTTCACGCGGGGCTGATGATGATCCCGATGGTGCTGGGCAGCATGGGAATGAAGCGCATTGTGGTGCAGGTAGTCAACCGCTTTGGCTATCGCCACGTGCTGGTGGCCGCTACGCTGGGGCTGGCACTGGTCAGTCTGCTGTTTATGGCTGTAGCGCTGATGGGCTGGTACAACGCCCTGCCGCTGGTGCTGTTCTGCCAGGGCATTATTAACTCCATGCGCTTCTCCTCAATGAATACCCTGACGCTGAAAGACCTGCCGGATGAACTGGCAAGCAGCGGCAACAGTCTACTGTCGATTATCATGCAGCTCTCCATGAGCGTGGGGGTCACCCTTGCCGGTTTACTGCTCGGCATGTACGGTCAGCACCATCTCAGCGTCGACACGCCGGTGTCGCATCAGGTCTTTTTATACACGTATCTCAGCATGGCGGTTATCATCGCCCTGCCCGCTTTCATCTTCGCCCGCGTGCCGGATGATACCAGCAAGAACGTCGTGATTAGGCGCGGCAAAAGGAGAGGCTCATGA
- the mdtC gene encoding multidrug efflux RND transporter permease subunit MdtC: MKFFALFIYRPVATVLISLAITLCGVLGFRLLPVAPLPQVDFPVIMVSASLPGASPETMASSVATPLERSLGRIAGVNEMTSSSSLGSTRIILEFSFDRDINGAARDVQAAINAAQSLLPSGMPSRPTYRKANPSDAPIMILTLTSDTYSQGQLYDFASTQLAQTIAQIDGVGDVSVGGSSLPAVRVGLNPEALFNQGVSLDDVRSAISSANVRRPQGAIENTSHRWQIQTNDELKTAAEYQPLIIHYNNGAAVRLSDVASVTDSVQDVRNAGMTNAKPAILLMIRKLPEANIIETVNSIRARLPELQETIPAAIDLQIAQDRSPTIRASLEEVEQTLVISVALVILVVFLFLRSGRATLIPAVAVPVSLIGTFAAMYLCGFSLNNLSLMALTIATGFVVDDAIVVLENISRHLEAGVKPLQAALQGTREVGFTVLSMSLSLVAVFLPLLLMGGLPGRLLREFAVTLSVAIGISLVISLTLTPMMCGWMLKRSKPHSQPRRKGFGRFLMAMQEGYGKSLKWVLNHTRIVGLVLISTIVLNVWLYISIPKTFFPEQDTGVLMGGIQADQSISFQAMRGKLQDFMKIIREDKAVDNVTGFTGGSRVNSGMMFITLKPRGERNETAQQVIDRLRMKLAKEPGANLFLMAVQDIRVGGRQANASYQYTLLSDDLAALREWEPKIRKALAALPQLADVNSDQQDNGAEMALTYDRETMSRLGINVEAANSLLNNAFGQREISTIYQPMNQYKVVMEVDPRYTQDISALDKMFVINNDGKAIPLSYFASWRPANAPLSVNHQGLSAASTISFNLPTGSSLSEASEAINRAMTQLGVPSTVRGSFAGTAQVFQETMNSKVILILAAIATVYIVLGVLYESYVHPLTILSTLPSAGVGALLALELFGAPFSLIALIGIMLLIGIVKKNAIMMVDFALEAQRNGNLTPEEAIFQACLLRFRPIMMTTLAALFGALPLVISGGDGSELRQPLGITIVGGLVMSQLLTLYTTPVVYLFFDRLRLRFSRKNRTTVTG, translated from the coding sequence GTGAAGTTTTTCGCCCTCTTCATTTACCGCCCGGTGGCGACGGTTTTAATCTCGCTCGCCATTACGCTGTGCGGCGTGCTGGGCTTTCGCCTGCTGCCGGTGGCCCCCCTGCCGCAGGTGGATTTTCCGGTGATCATGGTCAGCGCATCGCTGCCGGGCGCGTCGCCGGAAACGATGGCCTCGTCGGTTGCCACGCCACTGGAACGCTCGCTCGGGCGGATTGCGGGGGTCAACGAGATGACCTCCAGCAGTTCGCTGGGCAGCACGCGCATCATTCTGGAATTTAGCTTTGACCGGGATATTAACGGTGCGGCGCGTGACGTGCAGGCCGCCATCAACGCCGCGCAAAGCCTGCTGCCGAGCGGGATGCCGAGCCGCCCGACCTACCGTAAAGCCAACCCGTCCGACGCGCCGATCATGATCCTGACGCTGACCTCAGACACCTACTCGCAGGGGCAGCTCTACGACTTTGCTTCAACCCAGCTGGCGCAAACCATTGCCCAGATTGACGGCGTGGGGGATGTGAGCGTCGGCGGCAGCTCCCTGCCCGCCGTGCGCGTCGGCCTGAACCCGGAGGCGCTGTTTAACCAGGGCGTGTCGCTGGACGATGTGCGCTCCGCCATCAGCAGCGCCAACGTGCGCAGGCCGCAGGGGGCGATAGAGAACACCAGCCACCGCTGGCAGATTCAGACCAACGACGAACTCAAAACCGCAGCGGAATATCAGCCGCTCATCATCCACTATAATAACGGCGCGGCGGTGCGCTTAAGCGACGTGGCCAGCGTCACCGACTCGGTGCAGGACGTGCGCAACGCCGGGATGACCAACGCCAAACCGGCCATTTTGCTGATGATCCGCAAGCTGCCGGAAGCCAATATTATCGAAACGGTAAACAGCATTCGCGCGCGTCTGCCGGAGTTGCAGGAGACCATCCCGGCCGCCATTGATTTGCAGATTGCTCAGGATCGTTCGCCGACCATTCGTGCCTCGCTTGAAGAGGTGGAACAGACGCTGGTGATCTCCGTGGCACTGGTGATCCTGGTGGTATTCCTGTTCCTGCGCTCCGGACGGGCAACGCTGATCCCGGCGGTGGCGGTGCCGGTATCGCTGATCGGTACTTTTGCCGCCATGTACCTGTGCGGCTTTAGCCTCAACAACCTGTCGCTGATGGCGCTGACCATCGCCACCGGTTTTGTGGTGGATGACGCCATCGTGGTGCTGGAGAATATTTCCCGCCACCTGGAAGCGGGCGTGAAGCCGCTGCAGGCGGCGCTGCAAGGGACGCGCGAGGTCGGTTTTACCGTGCTCTCCATGAGCCTGTCGCTGGTGGCGGTATTCCTGCCGCTGCTGCTGATGGGCGGGCTGCCGGGCAGATTACTGCGCGAGTTTGCCGTCACGCTCTCCGTGGCGATAGGTATCTCGCTGGTTATCTCGCTCACGCTCACGCCGATGATGTGCGGCTGGATGCTCAAGCGCAGCAAACCACATTCGCAGCCGCGTCGCAAAGGGTTTGGCCGTTTCCTGATGGCAATGCAGGAAGGGTACGGTAAGTCCCTGAAGTGGGTGCTCAACCATACGCGGATTGTCGGTCTGGTGCTTATCAGCACCATTGTGCTCAACGTCTGGCTGTATATCTCCATCCCGAAAACCTTCTTCCCGGAACAGGACACCGGGGTACTGATGGGCGGCATCCAGGCTGACCAGAGTATTTCCTTCCAGGCGATGCGCGGCAAGCTGCAGGATTTTATGAAGATCATCCGCGAAGACAAGGCAGTGGATAACGTCACCGGCTTTACCGGCGGGTCACGCGTTAACAGCGGGATGATGTTTATCACCCTTAAGCCGCGCGGCGAGCGCAATGAAACGGCGCAGCAGGTGATAGACCGGCTGCGAATGAAGCTCGCCAAAGAGCCAGGCGCCAACCTGTTTTTGATGGCCGTTCAGGATATCCGCGTGGGCGGGCGTCAGGCGAACGCCAGCTACCAGTACACCCTGCTTTCTGACGATCTGGCCGCGCTGCGCGAGTGGGAGCCGAAGATCCGTAAAGCGCTGGCCGCCCTGCCGCAGCTCGCGGACGTGAACTCAGACCAACAGGACAACGGGGCAGAAATGGCGTTGACCTACGATCGTGAAACCATGTCACGGCTGGGCATTAACGTAGAAGCCGCCAACAGCCTGCTGAATAACGCCTTTGGCCAGCGCGAGATTTCCACCATCTATCAGCCAATGAATCAGTACAAGGTGGTGATGGAAGTGGACCCGCGCTATACCCAGGACATCAGCGCGCTGGATAAAATGTTTGTGATCAACAACGACGGTAAGGCGATCCCGCTCTCTTACTTCGCCAGCTGGCGACCTGCCAATGCACCGCTCTCTGTTAACCATCAGGGGCTGTCGGCAGCATCGACCATCTCCTTTAACCTGCCCACCGGCTCGTCGCTTTCCGAGGCCAGCGAGGCCATTAACCGTGCCATGACCCAGCTCGGCGTGCCCTCGACCGTGCGCGGCAGCTTTGCCGGGACCGCGCAGGTCTTCCAGGAGACGATGAACTCGAAGGTGATTTTGATTCTGGCGGCCATTGCCACGGTCTACATCGTGCTTGGCGTACTGTATGAGAGCTACGTCCATCCGCTGACCATTCTCTCGACGCTACCGTCAGCAGGCGTGGGGGCGCTGCTGGCGCTGGAGCTGTTTGGCGCGCCGTTTAGCCTCATCGCCTTAATCGGGATCATGCTATTAATCGGTATTGTGAAGAAAAACGCCATCATGATGGTGGACTTTGCGCTGGAGGCTCAGCGTAACGGCAATCTGACGCCAGAAGAGGCGATCTTCCAGGCCTGCCTGCTGCGTTTTCGCCCGATTATGATGACCACGCTGGCGGCGCTGTTTGGCGCGCTGCCGCTGGTGATCTCCGGTGGCGATGGTTCAGAGCTGCGCCAGCCGCTGGGGATCACTATCGTCGGTGGGCTGGTGATGAGCCAGCTGCTGACACTCTACACCACGCCGGTGGTCTATCTGTTCTTTGACCGCCTGCGGCTGCGTTTTTCACGTAAAAACAGAACCACGGTGACCGGGTAA
- a CDS encoding MdtB/MuxB family multidrug efflux RND transporter permease subunit, with amino-acid sequence MQVMPPGSTGGPSRLFILRPVATTLLMVAILLAGIIGYRFLPVSALPEVDYPTIQVVTLYPGASPDVVTSAITAPLERQFGQMSGLKQMSSQSSGGASVVTLQFQLSLSLDVAEQEVQAAINAATNLLPSDLPNPPVYSKVNPADPPIMTLAVTSSAMPMTQVEDMVETRVAQKISQVSGVGLVTLAGGQRPAVRVKLNAQAIAALGLTSETIRTAISNANVNSAKGSLDGPTRAVTLSANDQMQSADEYRQLIIAYQNGAPVRLGDVATVEQGAENSWLGAWANKQQAIVMNVQRQPGANIIETADSIRTMLPQLIDSLPKSVTVKVLSDRTTNIRASVTDTQFELMLAIALVVMIIYLFLRNVPATIIPAVAVPLSLVGTFAVMVFLDFSINNLTLMALTIATGFVVDDAIVVIENISRYIEKGEKPLAAALKGAGEIGFTIISLTFSLIAVLIPLLFMGDIVGRLFREFAVTLAVAILISAVVSLTLTPMMCARMLSHESLRKQNRFSRASERMFERIIAAYGRMLAKVLNHPWATLGVALGTLALSVMLWIVIPKGFFPIQDNGIIQGTLQAPQSVSFASMAQRQQQVSEIIMKDPAVESLTAYVGVDGTNPSLNSARLQINLKPLDDRDDRVNAVIERLQTAVARVPGIELYLQPIQDLTIDTQVSRTQYQFTLQATSLDALSTWVPQLVNKLKALPQLSDVSSDWQDKGLAAYVNVNRDTASRLGITMSDVDNALYNAFGQRLISTIYTQANQYRVVLEHNTDNTPGLAALDSVRLTSKDGGIVPLSAIASVEERYTPLSINHLDQFPSTTISFNVPDNYSLGEAVEAILGAEKELNFPSDIQTQFQGSTLAFQAALGNTIWLIVAAVVAMYIVLGVLYESFIHPITILSTLPTAGVGALLALMLAGSELDVIAIIGIILLIGIVKKNAIMMIDFALAAEREQGMSPRDAIFQACLLRFRPILMTTLAALLGALPLMLSTGVGAELRRPLGIGMVGGLLVSQVLTLFTTPVIYLLFDQLALWTKSRFPKREEEA; translated from the coding sequence ATGCAGGTGATGCCCCCAGGCTCTACAGGTGGGCCATCACGCCTGTTTATTCTGCGCCCTGTTGCCACCACGCTGCTGATGGTGGCGATCCTGCTCGCCGGGATTATTGGCTATCGCTTCCTGCCCGTCTCGGCGCTGCCGGAAGTGGATTATCCCACCATTCAGGTCGTTACCCTCTATCCTGGCGCCAGCCCGGATGTGGTGACCTCCGCCATCACCGCCCCGCTGGAGCGCCAGTTTGGTCAGATGTCGGGCCTGAAACAGATGTCCTCGCAAAGTTCCGGCGGGGCATCGGTGGTAACGCTGCAGTTCCAGCTCTCGCTGTCGCTGGACGTGGCCGAGCAGGAGGTGCAGGCTGCGATCAACGCCGCCACCAACCTGCTGCCGTCAGACCTGCCTAACCCGCCGGTTTACAGCAAAGTGAACCCGGCGGATCCGCCGATCATGACCCTTGCCGTGACCTCTTCCGCCATGCCGATGACCCAGGTGGAAGACATGGTCGAAACCCGCGTGGCGCAGAAAATTTCCCAGGTCTCCGGCGTCGGGCTGGTGACGCTGGCGGGCGGGCAACGCCCGGCGGTGCGCGTGAAGCTTAATGCGCAGGCCATCGCTGCGCTGGGGCTGACCAGCGAAACCATCCGCACCGCCATCAGCAATGCCAACGTCAATTCGGCAAAAGGCTCGCTGGACGGCCCCACCCGTGCCGTGACACTCTCGGCCAACGATCAGATGCAGTCTGCCGATGAGTACCGTCAGCTGATTATCGCCTACCAGAACGGCGCGCCGGTGCGTCTGGGTGACGTCGCCACCGTTGAACAAGGCGCGGAAAACAGCTGGCTGGGTGCGTGGGCCAACAAACAGCAGGCGATTGTGATGAACGTGCAGCGCCAGCCGGGCGCCAACATCATTGAAACCGCCGACAGCATTCGCACCATGCTCCCGCAGCTGATCGACAGCCTGCCCAAATCGGTCACTGTGAAGGTGCTTTCCGACCGAACCACCAACATTCGCGCATCGGTCACCGACACCCAGTTTGAGCTGATGCTGGCGATTGCGCTGGTGGTGATGATCATCTATCTGTTCCTTCGCAACGTCCCGGCAACCATTATTCCCGCCGTTGCCGTGCCGCTCTCGCTGGTGGGGACATTTGCCGTGATGGTGTTCCTCGATTTTTCGATCAACAACCTGACGCTGATGGCGCTCACCATCGCCACCGGCTTCGTGGTGGATGATGCCATCGTCGTGATCGAGAACATCTCGCGTTATATCGAGAAAGGTGAAAAACCGCTGGCCGCTGCGCTGAAAGGAGCGGGCGAGATTGGATTTACCATTATCTCGCTGACCTTCTCGCTGATTGCGGTGCTGATCCCGCTGCTGTTTATGGGCGATATCGTCGGACGACTGTTCCGAGAGTTTGCCGTCACGCTGGCGGTCGCCATTCTGATCTCAGCCGTGGTGTCGCTAACCCTGACGCCGATGATGTGCGCCCGCATGCTGAGCCATGAATCCCTGCGCAAGCAAAACCGCTTCTCCCGCGCCTCTGAGCGGATGTTCGAGCGGATTATTGCCGCCTACGGTCGCATGCTGGCGAAAGTCCTCAACCACCCGTGGGCGACGCTCGGCGTGGCGCTCGGCACGCTGGCGCTTAGCGTCATGCTGTGGATCGTTATCCCGAAAGGCTTCTTCCCGATCCAGGACAACGGCATTATTCAGGGCACGCTTCAGGCGCCCCAGTCGGTCTCCTTCGCCAGCATGGCGCAGCGTCAGCAGCAGGTGTCTGAGATCATCATGAAAGATCCGGCGGTAGAAAGCCTGACCGCGTACGTGGGGGTCGATGGCACCAACCCGTCACTCAACAGTGCGCGTCTGCAGATCAACCTCAAGCCGCTGGACGACCGCGACGATCGGGTCAACGCCGTCATTGAGCGGCTACAAACTGCCGTGGCGCGCGTGCCGGGCATTGAACTTTACCTGCAGCCGATTCAGGATTTGACCATCGATACCCAGGTCAGCCGCACGCAATACCAGTTCACGCTCCAGGCCACCAGCCTTGACGCGCTGAGCACGTGGGTACCGCAACTGGTTAACAAACTCAAGGCGCTGCCGCAGCTTTCTGACGTCAGCAGCGACTGGCAGGACAAAGGGCTGGCGGCGTATGTGAACGTCAATCGCGATACCGCCAGCCGTCTGGGTATCACCATGTCCGACGTGGATAACGCGCTCTATAACGCCTTCGGCCAGCGCCTTATCTCCACCATTTATACCCAGGCGAATCAGTATCGCGTGGTGCTGGAACACAACACCGACAACACGCCCGGCCTGGCCGCGCTGGACTCGGTGCGCCTGACCAGCAAAGACGGCGGCATTGTGCCGTTAAGCGCCATTGCCAGCGTGGAGGAGCGCTATACACCGCTGTCGATTAACCATCTCGATCAGTTCCCGTCCACCACCATCTCGTTCAACGTACCGGACAACTATTCGCTGGGCGAAGCAGTCGAGGCCATTCTGGGCGCGGAGAAAGAACTTAACTTCCCGTCCGATATTCAGACCCAGTTCCAGGGCAGCACCCTGGCGTTCCAGGCTGCGTTGGGCAATACCATCTGGCTGATCGTGGCTGCCGTCGTGGCGATGTACATCGTCCTCGGGGTGCTGTACGAAAGCTTTATTCACCCGATCACCATCCTCTCCACCCTGCCGACCGCCGGGGTGGGTGCGCTACTGGCCCTGATGCTGGCGGGCAGCGAACTGGACGTCATCGCCATTATCGGCATCATCCTGCTTATCGGGATCGTGAAGAAAAACGCCATCATGATGATCGACTTCGCCCTTGCCGCCGAGCGCGAGCAGGGTATGTCGCCGCGTGACGCCATTTTCCAGGCGTGCCTGCTGCGTTTTCGTCCAATCCTGATGACCACGCTCGCCGCCCTGTTAGGTGCGTTGCCGCTGATGCTCAGCACTGGTGTCGGTGCGGAGCTGCGTCGTCCGCTGGGTATCGGCATGGTCGGCGGTCTGCTGGTGAGCCAGGTACTGACGCTGTTCACCACGCCGGTCATTTATCTGCTGTTTGACCAGCTGGCTCTGTGGACCAAAAGCCGCTTCCCGAAACGTGAAGAGGAGGCGTAA
- a CDS encoding MdtA/MuxA family multidrug efflux RND transporter periplasmic adaptor subunit, with product MKGSHKSRWAIAAGIIVVVLAAAWYWHNQSATSSAPAGASSQPQRPAGGGRHGMRGGALAPVQAATAVNKAVPRYLTGLGTITAANTVTVRSRVDGQLMAIHFQEGQQVKAGDLLAEIDPSQFKVALAQAQGQLAKDKATLANARRDLARYQQLVKTNLVSRQELDTQQSLVSETQGTIKADEAAVASAQLQLDWSRITAPIDGRVGLKQVDIGNQISSGDTTGIVVITQTHPIDLVFTLPESEIATVVQAQKAGKGLVVEAWDRTNKQKLSEGSLLSLDNQIDTTTGTIKLKARFNNQDDALFPNQFVNARMLVATEENAVVIPAAALQMGNEGNFVWVLNSDNKVSKHLVKTGIQDSQTVVISAGLSAGDRVVTDGIDRLTEGAKVEVVEPAKQGANS from the coding sequence ATGAAAGGCAGTCATAAATCCCGCTGGGCAATCGCCGCAGGTATCATTGTGGTGGTCCTTGCCGCCGCCTGGTACTGGCACAATCAATCTGCAACGTCTTCTGCTCCGGCAGGCGCCAGCAGTCAGCCGCAACGCCCTGCGGGCGGGGGGCGCCACGGTATGCGCGGCGGCGCGCTGGCACCGGTTCAGGCAGCTACCGCGGTAAATAAAGCCGTTCCGCGCTATCTCACCGGTCTCGGGACCATTACCGCCGCTAACACCGTCACGGTACGCAGCCGCGTCGACGGTCAGCTCATGGCGATCCACTTCCAGGAAGGTCAGCAGGTGAAAGCTGGCGATTTACTGGCCGAGATCGACCCAAGCCAGTTCAAAGTCGCCCTTGCCCAGGCTCAGGGGCAACTTGCCAAAGACAAAGCCACGCTCGCTAACGCCCGGCGCGATCTGGCGCGCTATCAGCAGCTGGTGAAAACCAACCTGGTCTCTCGTCAGGAGCTGGACACGCAGCAGTCGCTGGTCAGCGAAACGCAGGGCACCATCAAAGCTGACGAAGCCGCGGTGGCCAGCGCACAGCTGCAGCTGGACTGGAGCCGCATCACCGCGCCGATTGACGGGCGCGTTGGCCTCAAGCAGGTCGATATCGGCAACCAGATCTCTAGCGGTGACACTACGGGCATCGTGGTGATCACCCAGACCCACCCGATTGATTTAGTCTTTACCCTGCCGGAAAGCGAAATTGCGACGGTGGTGCAGGCGCAGAAAGCCGGAAAGGGGCTGGTGGTGGAAGCCTGGGACCGTACCAACAAGCAGAAGTTGAGCGAAGGTTCTTTGCTTAGCCTGGATAACCAGATCGACACCACCACCGGCACCATCAAGCTGAAAGCGCGCTTTAACAATCAGGATGACGCCCTCTTCCCGAATCAGTTTGTGAATGCGCGCATGCTGGTGGCGACCGAAGAAAACGCGGTGGTGATCCCTGCCGCTGCGCTGCAGATGGGTAACGAAGGCAACTTCGTCTGGGTGCTCAACAGCGACAATAAAGTCAGCAAGCACCTGGTGAAAACCGGGATTCAGGACAGCCAGACGGTGGTGATCAGCGCAGGCCTTTCCGCAGGCGACCGCGTGGTCACCGACGGCATTGACCGTCTGACCGAAGGGGCCAAAGTCGAAGTGGTTGAACCTGCGAAACAGGGAGCGAATTCCTGA